GTTATCCATGGGCTCCAGCAGTTTCGAGCTGCGTACACCCGCGTCCTCGGGCCAGCCAAGCCCCCCTTCCCTTCGCCATGTATTCCAACAGGCGTCCCAGAGCAGAACGCCCAGGCGGTCGTGGCGCTCGGTATATACATAGCGCGCCACCGAAGGAGCCAACGCCACACCCTCGGGTCTGGCAAGCCCCTGAAACGCACGCGAAAACTTACCAAGGTCATGCAACCCCAGCAGAAACACGAAGAAGCGGCGTAGCGCCTCGGGCGATATATCAAGCCGTGCCGCCAACAGCTGCGTCAGCGGACGCTCAGGAGCAAGCAAATACCAACCGACTGCCGCCACATCCAAGCTATGGTAGGGCAGTAGATGACACCGATCCCCTTCCTCAGTTGTTTTAGCCTTACCCCAGTACAGGTAGTAACTCATTGCTGACGCCCTGTCGTTATTTTTTGTTACGCACCATCTAAGCACTCTATCCTTTCAGTCACCACCACTGTCCAAGAAACCAGCATCTTTTTCAGGCCGGTATTGATAGAGGTCAAGGCTGAAAGAATCTATCGAGGAGTCAACATGTCAGATATTGCGCCACTGCCCTGGGACACGCTCGCCCGCTACCGGCTGATCGAGATTCTGGCGCTATGGGAAGGCCGGGTGGCCTCGTCCCAACTGGGAAGGGCTTTTGACATCGGACGCCAGCAGGCGCAGAAGGTCCTCAAGCAATATCGGGAACTTGCGCCGGGCAACCTGGTTTATGACGAATCGCGCAAGGGATTCATACCGGCCGATGACTTCTCTCCCTCTTTCTCTCGCGGCCGGGTTGAAGAGTATCTACATCTGCTGGGATCTGATCACCAACTGGATTGCCCCTTTGCGGGGCTAGGACTCGGCGCGGCGGATACCGATGCCGGCTTCATCGAGCAGGCCCAGGCCAACGACCTGCTGGTGAACGTCTATACCATCAATGGGGAAGACGACATGCAGATGCTACTCGACTGGGGGCGTGAATGTCCTCTTCAATGACTACCCCGGCCGCTGAGCGCGCCAGTGAAGTAAGCGATCGCTTACTTGCTGGCAATGCAGCACGCTGCCCGGGTGATCGAAGTGCCTGTACCGAGCAGCGCGTAGTTATAATGGTTTGTCCCATCTAACCGCTCATCCCCCATCTCTACCACTGATGCATATCAAACTTTGGCACTATGGATTCTAGTCATACCACCTCCGCCACTTCATCGAACGCGAAGCGTGGCCCCCTGGGGCGGGCTTTCTCGGGGTCGGCGACGCCGAGGTTAACGAGCAGGTCGGCGCGGTAGCGCCCATCGGGGAAGAATTCGGCATTGACGGCTGCGGCATCGAAGCCGCTCATGGGGCCGACATCCAGGCCAAGCATGCGTGCGGCCATGATCAAATAACCGGCCTGCAGCGCCGTGTTGCGTAACGCCGTGTCGTGAGCCTTGTCCGGGTGGCCGGCGAAGCTGTCGCGGGCATTGGCGGCGTGAGGGGCAAGCCGAGGCATGTGCTCGTAGAAGCGCGTATCAAAGGCGACGATCAGCGTGGCGGCCGCTTGCTGGCTCTTGTCGCGATTGCCCTCCGAAAGCGCGGGCTGCAGCCGCGCCTTGGCCTCGGGGCTGGTCACGAACACGAAACGCGCCGGCTGGCAGTT
This DNA window, taken from Halomonas sp. TA22, encodes the following:
- a CDS encoding malonic semialdehyde reductase, translated to MRAPLDDRTLETLFRTARTANAFLDEPVAAETWRELLELAKWGPTSMNCQPARFVFVTSPEAKARLQPALSEGNRDKSQQAAATLIVAFDTRFYEHMPRLAPHAANARDSFAGHPDKAHDTALRNTALQAGYLIMAARMLGLDVGPMSGFDAAAVNAEFFPDGRYRADLLVNLGVADPEKARPRGPRFAFDEVAEVV